A part of Brachybacterium faecium DSM 4810 genomic DNA contains:
- a CDS encoding lactoylglutathione lyase family protein (PFAM: Glyoxalase/Bleomycin resistance protein/Dioxygenase superfamily), with product MTRSTGTSTWLDLSITDTEAAKAFYSGLFGWEFEDLGESMNHYHLIRNDGALVGGLMNVSGMTCPAGDPLPPEWSVYLAVDDADARTAKATEAGGTVIVPPDAISDAGRMSVVLDATGAPIGLWQAGTLEGYEFTGTPGSPVWFELMTHWYDEAAAFYTEVFDAQLVPMAEEMSGPDFRYATNGAGESASWGLCDATRMMPEDATGWRIYLGVDSSAAAIARVEELGGSVLDGPMPSPFGTVATIADPEGATFQISAMAEAVPEG from the coding sequence ATGACCCGCAGCACCGGCACCAGCACCTGGCTCGATCTCAGCATCACCGACACCGAGGCGGCGAAGGCCTTCTACTCCGGCCTGTTCGGCTGGGAGTTCGAGGACCTCGGCGAGAGCATGAACCACTACCACCTGATCCGCAACGACGGCGCCCTGGTGGGCGGGCTGATGAACGTCTCGGGCATGACCTGCCCGGCCGGCGATCCGCTGCCGCCCGAATGGAGCGTCTACCTCGCCGTCGACGACGCCGACGCCCGCACCGCGAAGGCGACGGAGGCCGGCGGCACCGTCATCGTCCCGCCCGATGCGATCAGCGACGCGGGGCGGATGTCCGTGGTGCTCGACGCCACCGGGGCGCCGATCGGCCTGTGGCAGGCCGGGACCCTCGAGGGCTACGAGTTCACGGGCACGCCCGGCTCGCCCGTGTGGTTCGAGCTGATGACGCACTGGTACGACGAGGCCGCCGCGTTCTACACCGAGGTGTTCGACGCGCAGCTGGTGCCGATGGCCGAGGAGATGTCCGGCCCGGACTTCCGCTATGCGACCAACGGCGCCGGCGAGAGCGCGAGCTGGGGCCTGTGCGATGCGACCCGCATGATGCCCGAGGACGCCACCGGCTGGCGCATCTACCTGGGCGTGGACTCGAGCGCGGCCGCGATCGCCCGGGTGGAGGAGCTCGGCGGCTCGGTGCTGGACGGGCCGATGCCCTCGCCCTTCGGCACGGTCGCCACGATCGCGGACCCCGAGGGCGCGACCTTCCAGATCAGCGCGATGGCCGAGGCCGTGCCCGAAGGGTGA
- a CDS encoding uncharacterized conserved protein, with protein MARRFDPGRRERIIAMAYSSIAVNGVRGTSNRVVAAMSNVPLGSMTYHFKNVDELLYEAFSRYVDEVEELVGARLPPSLSREQAIDAVVQLIHEDFGVEGGLDYRVNYELYAMTSRDARYQKLLVDMTEAGRAALAHHFGDATARALNTYIEGATTHRALQATAHTVEETRCVVRLLVAGVGGAQDVPRDAAR; from the coding sequence GTGGCGCGTCGTTTCGATCCGGGTCGTCGTGAGCGCATCATCGCCATGGCGTACAGCAGCATCGCCGTGAACGGTGTCAGAGGGACCTCCAATCGCGTCGTCGCGGCGATGAGCAATGTCCCGCTGGGGTCCATGACCTACCACTTCAAGAACGTCGACGAACTGCTGTACGAGGCTTTCTCGCGGTATGTCGACGAGGTCGAGGAGCTCGTCGGTGCGCGTCTTCCCCCGAGCCTGTCCCGCGAGCAGGCGATCGATGCGGTGGTGCAGCTGATCCACGAGGACTTCGGGGTCGAGGGCGGCCTGGACTACCGGGTGAACTACGAGCTCTATGCGATGACCTCGAGGGATGCGAGGTACCAGAAGCTCCTGGTGGATATGACGGAGGCGGGCCGCGCGGCGCTCGCCCATCATTTCGGCGACGCGACGGCACGCGCCCTCAACACGTACATCGAGGGAGCGACCACGCATCGTGCTCTGCAGGCGACCGCGCACACCGTCGAGGAGACGCGCTGCGTCGTCCGTCTGCTCGTCGCCGGAGTGGGAGGCGCTCAGGACGTCCCCCGGGACGCGGCCCGCTGA
- a CDS encoding glycosidase (PFAM: Alpha amylase, catalytic domain) yields the protein MSMLTAKHRAATMIHPGTAADQWWRTAVIYQIYPRSFSDSDGDGAGDLQGITDRLPYLRDLGVDALWLSPFYPSPQVDGGYDISDHQDVDPLFGTLDDADELIRRAHDHGLRVLIDIVPNHTSDQHPWFREALEAQPGSPARDRYVFVDADGPYNNWPSEFGGPAWTQVADGQWYLHLFDPAQPDLNWRNPEVRELFLETMRFWLDRGVDGFRIDVPHHLIKADGLPDLDVPWEDYVRGDHPTSAAPFADQEGLHEIFREWRTLLESYPGQRAMVAEAWVAPHDRLARYIRPDEFHQAFNFDVLALRWDAADVRRRVTESYAAADAVGAPTTWVLSNHDVMRHASRLVRSDPAQAPWVLPSSEQAPDSSAGLRRARAATALLLALPGSAYLYQGEELGLPEVLDLPDEARRDPTFARTAGRLRGRDGCRMPLPWSASGPSFGFSEAEETWLPMPAGFSAYAADAQDHDPDSTLRLYRQLLRLRRERRLGTGTASLCDLGPDLLGLLIETDIGTTMVVTNFSDSSWMIPSDAEMLVSSTPIARGALGRDQSVWLAL from the coding sequence ATGAGCATGCTGACGGCGAAGCACCGCGCTGCGACGATGATCCATCCGGGCACCGCTGCTGACCAGTGGTGGCGCACCGCCGTGATCTACCAGATCTATCCCCGATCGTTCTCCGACTCCGACGGCGACGGGGCCGGGGACCTGCAGGGGATCACCGACCGCCTGCCCTATCTGCGGGACCTCGGCGTGGACGCCCTGTGGCTCTCCCCCTTCTATCCCTCGCCCCAGGTGGACGGTGGATATGACATCTCGGACCACCAGGACGTGGACCCGCTGTTCGGGACTCTCGACGATGCCGACGAGCTCATCCGTCGGGCGCACGATCACGGCTTGCGGGTCCTGATCGACATCGTCCCCAACCACACCAGTGATCAGCATCCATGGTTCCGCGAGGCGCTGGAGGCGCAGCCCGGTTCCCCCGCACGGGACCGCTACGTGTTCGTCGACGCGGACGGCCCGTACAACAACTGGCCCTCGGAGTTCGGCGGCCCGGCATGGACCCAGGTGGCGGACGGACAGTGGTACCTGCACCTCTTCGACCCCGCTCAGCCCGACCTCAACTGGAGGAACCCAGAGGTCCGCGAGCTCTTCCTCGAGACGATGAGGTTCTGGCTCGATCGCGGGGTGGACGGATTCCGGATCGATGTCCCCCATCATCTGATCAAGGCCGATGGACTGCCTGATCTCGACGTGCCCTGGGAGGACTACGTCAGAGGGGACCACCCCACATCCGCCGCGCCCTTCGCCGACCAGGAGGGCCTGCACGAGATCTTCCGCGAATGGCGCACCCTGCTCGAGAGCTACCCGGGACAGCGGGCGATGGTCGCCGAAGCGTGGGTCGCACCGCACGACCGCCTGGCCCGCTACATCCGACCCGACGAGTTCCATCAGGCGTTCAACTTCGATGTCCTCGCCCTGCGCTGGGATGCGGCCGACGTACGGCGCCGGGTGACGGAGAGCTATGCCGCGGCCGACGCGGTCGGCGCGCCGACGACCTGGGTGCTGTCCAATCATGACGTCATGCGCCATGCGAGCCGTCTGGTCCGCTCCGATCCCGCCCAGGCCCCGTGGGTGCTGCCCTCCTCCGAACAGGCCCCGGACAGCTCCGCCGGTCTGCGCCGGGCCCGGGCCGCCACCGCTCTGCTGCTCGCGCTCCCCGGCAGCGCATACCTCTACCAGGGAGAGGAGCTCGGCCTACCGGAGGTGCTCGACCTGCCCGACGAGGCCCGCCGCGATCCGACGTTCGCCCGCACGGCGGGGCGTCTGCGCGGACGCGACGGCTGCCGGATGCCGCTTCCCTGGAGCGCCTCGGGCCCGTCCTTCGGGTTCAGCGAGGCCGAGGAGACGTGGCTGCCCATGCCCGCGGGCTTCTCGGCGTACGCGGCCGACGCCCAGGATCACGACCCCGACTCGACCCTCCGCCTCTACCGTCAGCTGCTGCGTCTCCGCCGGGAACGGCGCCTCGGCACCGGCACGGCCTCTCTGTGCGATCTCGGGCCGGATCTGCTCGGGCTCCTGATCGAGACCGACATCGGGACGACCATGGTCGTCACGAATTTCAGCGACTCCTCGTGGATGATCCCCTCGGACGCCGAGATGCTGGTGTCCAGCACTCCCATCGCGCGCGGAGCGCTCGGTCGGGACCAGTCCGTGTGGCTCGCGCTCTGA
- a CDS encoding choline-sulfatase (PFAM: Sulfatase~TIGRFAM: choline-sulfatase), giving the protein MTTRPNIVVIQADQMAAQALGAYGDTAARTPHMDALAAEAAVFDRAYCNTPLCAPSRASMMTGRMPSDIDCFDNGSDFAASIPTFAHHLRAAGYHTALVGRMHFIGPDQHHGFEQRLTTDVYPADMDMVPDWQRDLGDRLQWYHDADAVHTAGVSQATVQLDFDDEVGFRALRHLNDRVRADQAAGERVPFLMVASFIHPHDPYEPPQEHWDRFADVDIPAPRHPEVPDPAQDPHSHRLRAMSGFDQRETTEEEVRRARRSYYAAVSYIDDHVGRIRERLESLGLWEDTVVVVTSDHGDMLGEKGLWFKMSPYEESSRVPLILHGPEHLVPAGRYANPVSLLDLMPTLLELGGADGATSAAAEATTPARQGLSLLESARRERSGTAGPADRDVIIEYLAEGTLRPQLTLVRGQHKFVVCPGDPDQLFDLHTDPHERTNIAADPAQAELVAELRAAVAAQYDLAALEEKVLASQARRRLVAQALQSGRSRPWDYEPDPEQRYVRGDFWSALGYGQIRPTGS; this is encoded by the coding sequence GTGACCACAAGACCGAACATCGTCGTCATCCAGGCGGATCAGATGGCGGCCCAGGCGCTGGGCGCCTATGGCGACACCGCCGCCCGCACCCCGCACATGGACGCTCTGGCGGCGGAGGCCGCGGTCTTCGACCGCGCCTACTGCAACACCCCGCTGTGCGCGCCCTCGCGCGCCTCGATGATGACGGGGCGCATGCCCTCGGACATCGACTGCTTCGACAACGGCTCCGACTTCGCCGCGTCGATCCCGACCTTCGCCCATCATCTGCGCGCGGCCGGCTATCACACGGCCCTGGTGGGCCGCATGCACTTCATCGGCCCCGATCAGCACCACGGGTTCGAGCAGCGGCTGACCACCGACGTGTACCCGGCGGACATGGACATGGTCCCGGACTGGCAGCGGGACCTCGGCGACCGGCTGCAGTGGTATCACGACGCGGACGCGGTCCACACCGCCGGAGTCTCCCAGGCCACCGTCCAGCTCGATTTCGACGACGAGGTGGGCTTCCGCGCGCTGCGCCATCTGAACGATCGTGTGCGCGCCGACCAGGCCGCGGGGGAGCGGGTGCCGTTCCTGATGGTCGCCAGCTTCATTCACCCGCACGACCCCTACGAGCCGCCGCAGGAGCACTGGGACCGTTTCGCGGACGTCGACATCCCCGCCCCGCGGCACCCGGAGGTCCCCGACCCCGCGCAGGATCCGCACAGCCATCGGCTGCGGGCGATGAGCGGGTTCGATCAGCGCGAGACCACCGAGGAGGAGGTGCGCCGCGCCCGGCGCTCCTACTACGCCGCGGTCAGCTACATCGACGACCACGTCGGCCGGATCCGGGAGCGCCTGGAGAGCCTGGGCCTCTGGGAGGACACGGTCGTGGTGGTCACCAGCGACCACGGCGACATGCTCGGCGAGAAGGGGCTGTGGTTCAAGATGTCGCCCTACGAGGAGTCCTCGCGGGTGCCGCTGATCCTCCACGGGCCGGAGCACCTCGTGCCGGCGGGCCGCTACGCGAACCCGGTCTCGCTGCTGGACCTCATGCCCACGCTGCTCGAGCTCGGCGGGGCCGACGGCGCCACCTCCGCGGCGGCCGAGGCGACCACCCCCGCACGGCAGGGGCTCTCGCTGCTGGAGTCGGCGCGCCGTGAGCGCAGCGGCACCGCCGGGCCCGCGGACCGCGACGTGATCATCGAGTACCTCGCCGAGGGCACGCTGCGCCCGCAGCTGACGCTGGTGCGCGGACAGCACAAGTTCGTGGTCTGCCCCGGGGACCCCGATCAGCTGTTCGACCTGCACACCGATCCGCATGAGCGCACCAACATCGCGGCCGATCCCGCTCAGGCCGAGCTGGTGGCGGAGCTGCGTGCAGCGGTCGCGGCGCAGTACGACCTCGCCGCCCTCGAGGAGAAGGTCCTGGCGAGCCAGGCGCGGCGGCGCCTGGTCGCGCAGGCCCTCCAGAGCGGTCGCTCGCGGCCCTGGGACTACGAGCCGGACCCCGAGCAGCGGTATGTGCGCGGCGACTTCTGGAGCGCTCTGGGCTACGGGCAGATCCGCCCCACCGGGAGCTGA
- a CDS encoding choline/carnitine/betaine transport (PFAM: BCCT family transporter~TIGRFAM: choline/carnitine/betaine transport) — MSDDEQDVGRRSPVRQERADRPAGNPLASIDYSRPQYPHDIHPALVPGIAIDEQRRRYSVDKIVFGVAGALTVGFVIWGVIDPAGVGEVADAAYGWTMTHLGWLFNAVATVVLVSLLILAFSRYGKIPLGKDGEKPEFSTFSWVAMLFAAGLGIGVMFWGPSEPLTYFLTPPPRTNDPESVEAMHMALAQTYYHWGFHAWAMYALVGGAVAYAAYRRGRTLLMSSIFERLFGKKLTEGWAGQLVDIFAIIATLFGTAAALGIAVLQIGEGVVIVSGASELTNTVMILIIGVLSAGFVISAVSGVSRGIRYLSNINIVLTIGFAGMLFILGPTLFLLNLLPSAVMEYAASLFEMMARSASWGSDTLDFQSTWTVYYWAWWISWSPFVGIFIARISRGRTIRQFLLGVIGIPSSLLFVAYGIMGGTAISMYREGKLGELDSVNPAQVLFSMADNLPLSGALPVLIMVILAIFFITAADSASVVMGILTTRGSQNPPKLIVVFWGLVMGGIAVVMLLLGDETALEGLQSLVIITAVPFAFVMLMVIVAWVRELRTDPLTLRQQYAEVVVSNAVVDGVDRFDDDFSLQVVRAKPGEGAGADVDSTHEDYTEWYQRTDEEGEPVGFDFATGEWADGWTPETGEIETVAADGDAPSSPEGGSPESPQTS; from the coding sequence ATGAGCGATGACGAGCAGGATGTCGGCCGACGGAGTCCCGTGCGGCAGGAGCGGGCCGACCGGCCCGCCGGAAACCCGCTGGCGAGCATCGACTATTCGCGGCCCCAGTACCCCCATGACATCCACCCGGCCCTGGTGCCGGGAATCGCCATCGACGAGCAGCGCCGCCGCTACAGCGTGGACAAGATCGTGTTCGGCGTGGCCGGTGCGCTCACCGTCGGTTTCGTGATCTGGGGCGTCATCGACCCGGCGGGCGTCGGCGAGGTGGCCGATGCCGCCTACGGCTGGACGATGACGCACCTGGGCTGGCTGTTCAACGCCGTCGCCACCGTGGTGCTGGTCTCCCTGCTGATCCTGGCCTTCTCCCGCTACGGGAAGATCCCGCTGGGCAAGGACGGGGAGAAGCCCGAGTTCTCCACCTTCTCGTGGGTGGCGATGCTGTTCGCCGCCGGCCTCGGCATCGGCGTGATGTTCTGGGGCCCCTCGGAGCCGCTCACCTACTTCCTGACCCCGCCGCCGCGGACCAACGATCCCGAATCGGTCGAAGCGATGCACATGGCGCTCGCCCAGACCTACTACCACTGGGGCTTCCACGCCTGGGCCATGTACGCCCTGGTGGGAGGAGCCGTCGCCTACGCCGCCTACCGGCGCGGCCGCACCCTGCTGATGTCCTCGATCTTCGAGCGGCTGTTCGGCAAGAAGCTCACCGAGGGCTGGGCCGGCCAGCTGGTGGACATCTTCGCGATCATCGCGACGCTGTTCGGCACCGCCGCGGCCCTCGGGATCGCCGTGCTGCAGATCGGTGAGGGCGTGGTGATCGTCTCCGGCGCCTCCGAGCTGACCAACACCGTGATGATCCTGATCATCGGCGTGCTCTCGGCCGGTTTCGTGATCTCCGCCGTCTCCGGCGTCTCGCGCGGCATCCGCTACCTCTCGAACATCAACATCGTGCTCACGATCGGCTTCGCCGGGATGCTGTTCATCCTGGGGCCCACCCTGTTCCTGCTGAACCTGCTGCCCTCGGCCGTCATGGAGTACGCCGCCTCGCTGTTCGAGATGATGGCGCGCTCGGCCTCCTGGGGCTCGGACACGCTCGACTTCCAGTCCACCTGGACCGTGTACTACTGGGCGTGGTGGATCTCCTGGTCGCCCTTCGTGGGCATCTTCATCGCCCGCATCTCCCGCGGCCGGACCATCCGCCAGTTCCTGCTCGGCGTCATCGGCATCCCCTCCTCGCTGCTCTTCGTGGCCTACGGGATCATGGGCGGCACCGCGATCTCGATGTACCGCGAGGGCAAGCTCGGCGAGCTGGACTCGGTGAACCCGGCACAGGTGCTGTTCTCGATGGCGGACAACCTCCCGCTCTCCGGCGCGCTGCCCGTGCTGATCATGGTCATCCTGGCGATCTTCTTCATCACCGCCGCGGACTCCGCCTCCGTGGTGATGGGCATCCTCACCACGCGCGGCAGCCAGAACCCGCCCAAGCTGATCGTCGTCTTCTGGGGCCTGGTCATGGGCGGGATCGCCGTGGTCATGCTGCTGCTGGGCGATGAGACCGCCCTCGAGGGGCTGCAGTCGCTGGTGATCATCACCGCCGTGCCCTTCGCCTTCGTGATGCTGATGGTCATCGTCGCCTGGGTGCGCGAGCTGCGCACCGACCCGCTCACCCTGCGCCAGCAGTACGCGGAGGTCGTGGTGAGCAACGCCGTCGTGGACGGTGTGGACCGCTTCGACGACGACTTCAGCCTGCAGGTGGTCCGTGCCAAGCCCGGTGAGGGCGCGGGCGCGGATGTCGACTCCACCCATGAGGACTACACCGAGTGGTACCAGCGCACCGATGAGGAGGGCGAACCGGTCGGGTTCGACTTCGCGACCGGGGAATGGGCCGACGGGTGGACGCCGGAGACCGGGGAGATCGAGACGGTCGCGGCGGACGGCGACGCCCCGTCCTCTCCCGAGGGCGGCTCGCCCGAGTCGCCGCAGACGAGCTGA
- a CDS encoding vacuolar-type H(+)-translocating pyrophosphatase (PFAM: Inorganic H+ pyrophosphatase~TIGRFAM: vacuolar-type H(+)-translocating pyrophosphatase): MTPDQLSLSAASLTTVVVIVVIALIAIAMALRFRTEVLRAGTGTEAMNAVAGAVQEGAAAYLRRQLRTLAVFAVIAFVLLLLLPTHGAAGAEGMLLRAARSVAFLVGAAFSGLIGYLGMWLAVRANVRVAAAAHETGRDPAMLLAVRTGACVGMATIGFGLLGAGAVVLLFRGNAALVLEGFGFGAAMVAMFMRVGGGIFTKAADVGADLVGKVEHNIPEDDPRNAATIADNVGDNVGDCAGMAADLFESYAVTLVAALILGRAAFGEAGMVFPLVVPAIGVVTALIGIYLTTPRAGQSALTTIRRSFLVSAIISAVLCTAAAFVHLPASFAALGVDGAGAAIDDPRIVAAGAVAIGIALGVLILYLTGYYTSTEDRPVRQVAATSRTGAATVVLSGFSLGLESAVFTALVIAAAVFGAFLLGGAGVTGLFAIALAGCGLLTTVGVIVAMDTFGPVTDNAQGIAEMSGDVDGEGAQVLTELDAVGNTTKAITKGIAIATAVLAATALFGSYTDSIHEVLGERYQDFLDQSVVFSPQTLVGVIIGAAVVFLFSGLAISAVGRAAGAVVYEVRRQFREIAGIMEGTAKPEYGKVVDIVTKDSLRELATPGLLAVAAPIAVGFGLGAPALAGYLAGAIAAGVLMAILLANSGGAWDNAKKIVEDGHHGGKGSPAHEATIIGDTIGDPFKDTAGPSINPLIKVMNLVAVLIAPAVVGMSALSGDADPLRYAIALVAVAAIAVAVTISIRRGVVLHTDDGDPPAGAAGEQPGTGAGADDARAPGETAPRPEARRAE; this comes from the coding sequence ATGACCCCGGATCAGCTCTCCCTCTCAGCAGCCAGTCTCACCACGGTCGTGGTGATCGTGGTGATCGCCCTGATCGCGATCGCGATGGCGCTGAGGTTCCGCACCGAGGTGCTGCGCGCCGGCACCGGCACCGAGGCGATGAACGCCGTCGCGGGCGCCGTCCAGGAGGGGGCCGCGGCGTATCTGCGCCGGCAGCTGCGCACCCTCGCCGTCTTCGCCGTGATCGCCTTCGTGCTGCTCCTGCTGCTGCCCACGCACGGCGCCGCCGGCGCTGAGGGGATGCTGCTGCGAGCGGCCCGCTCGGTCGCGTTCCTCGTCGGCGCCGCGTTCTCCGGTCTCATCGGCTACCTCGGCATGTGGCTGGCCGTGCGGGCCAACGTGCGCGTCGCCGCCGCCGCGCACGAGACGGGCCGCGACCCGGCGATGCTCCTCGCGGTGCGCACCGGCGCCTGCGTGGGCATGGCCACGATCGGCTTCGGCCTGCTCGGCGCCGGGGCCGTGGTGCTGCTCTTCCGCGGCAACGCCGCCCTCGTGCTCGAGGGCTTCGGCTTCGGGGCCGCGATGGTCGCCATGTTCATGCGCGTGGGCGGCGGCATCTTCACCAAGGCCGCGGACGTCGGCGCCGATCTCGTGGGCAAGGTCGAGCACAACATCCCCGAGGACGACCCCCGCAATGCCGCCACGATCGCGGACAACGTGGGCGACAACGTGGGCGACTGCGCCGGCATGGCCGCGGATCTCTTCGAGTCCTACGCCGTGACCCTGGTGGCCGCGCTGATCCTGGGCCGCGCCGCCTTCGGCGAGGCGGGCATGGTGTTCCCGCTCGTCGTCCCCGCCATCGGCGTGGTCACCGCGCTGATCGGCATCTACCTCACCACCCCGCGCGCCGGGCAGAGCGCGCTGACCACCATCCGCCGCTCCTTCCTCGTCTCCGCGATCATCTCCGCGGTGCTGTGCACGGCCGCGGCCTTCGTGCATCTGCCCGCCAGCTTCGCCGCGCTCGGGGTCGACGGGGCCGGCGCCGCGATCGACGACCCCCGCATCGTCGCCGCCGGCGCTGTGGCGATCGGCATCGCGCTCGGCGTGCTGATCCTCTACCTCACCGGCTACTACACCAGCACCGAGGACCGGCCGGTGCGGCAGGTCGCCGCGACCTCCCGCACCGGCGCCGCGACCGTGGTGCTCTCCGGCTTCTCCCTCGGCCTGGAATCCGCGGTGTTCACCGCCCTGGTCATCGCCGCGGCCGTGTTCGGGGCGTTCCTGCTGGGCGGGGCCGGGGTGACGGGCCTGTTCGCGATCGCCCTGGCCGGCTGCGGCCTGCTCACCACCGTGGGCGTGATCGTCGCGATGGACACCTTCGGGCCCGTCACCGACAACGCCCAGGGCATCGCCGAGATGTCCGGGGACGTGGACGGCGAGGGCGCGCAGGTGCTCACCGAGCTCGACGCGGTGGGCAACACCACCAAGGCGATCACCAAGGGCATCGCGATCGCCACCGCGGTGCTCGCCGCGACCGCCCTGTTCGGCTCCTACACGGACTCGATCCACGAGGTGCTCGGCGAGCGCTACCAGGACTTCCTCGACCAGTCGGTGGTGTTCTCCCCGCAGACCCTGGTGGGCGTGATCATCGGCGCCGCGGTGGTGTTCCTGTTCTCGGGGCTCGCGATCAGCGCGGTGGGCCGAGCCGCCGGCGCGGTGGTGTACGAGGTGCGCCGCCAGTTCCGGGAGATCGCCGGGATCATGGAGGGCACCGCGAAGCCGGAGTACGGCAAGGTCGTCGACATCGTCACCAAGGACTCGCTGCGCGAGCTGGCCACCCCCGGTCTGCTCGCGGTCGCCGCGCCGATCGCGGTGGGCTTCGGGCTCGGGGCGCCGGCCCTGGCCGGCTATCTCGCCGGGGCGATCGCGGCCGGCGTGCTGATGGCGATCCTGCTCGCGAACTCCGGCGGCGCCTGGGACAACGCGAAGAAGATCGTGGAGGACGGCCATCACGGCGGCAAGGGCTCCCCGGCGCACGAGGCCACCATCATCGGCGACACCATCGGCGACCCCTTCAAGGACACCGCCGGCCCGTCGATCAACCCGCTGATCAAGGTGATGAACCTGGTCGCCGTGCTGATCGCGCCGGCCGTGGTGGGCATGAGCGCGCTCAGCGGGGACGCGGATCCGCTGCGATACGCGATCGCGCTGGTCGCGGTGGCGGCGATCGCCGTGGCCGTGACGATCTCGATCCGCCGCGGCGTGGTGCTGCACACCGACGACGGGGATCCGCCGGCGGGGGCCGCCGGAGAGCAGCCCGGGACCGGCGCGGGGGCGGACGACGCGCGGGCGCCGGGCGAGACGGCGCCTCGCCCCGAGGCCCGCCGTGCGGAGTGA
- a CDS encoding pterin-4-alpha-carbinolamine dehydratase (PFAM: Pterin 4 alpha carbinolamine dehydratase): MADPKKTLTPTEIADAALADWQQDGETLAARFATGDFATGLDLVNRIGAAAEAANHHPDLTLTYPEVGVTLSSHDVGGITSRDIDLARVISEHAATLRVTAAR; this comes from the coding sequence ATGGCTGATCCGAAGAAGACCCTCACCCCCACCGAGATCGCCGACGCCGCGCTCGCCGACTGGCAGCAGGACGGCGAGACGCTCGCCGCCCGCTTCGCCACCGGCGACTTCGCGACCGGACTCGATCTCGTCAACCGCATCGGCGCCGCCGCAGAGGCGGCGAACCATCACCCGGACCTCACCCTCACGTACCCCGAGGTGGGCGTGACGCTGTCCAGCCACGACGTCGGCGGGATCACCAGCCGGGACATCGACCTGGCCCGCGTGATCAGCGAGCACGCGGCGACCCTGCGCGTCACCGCCGCCCGCTGA
- a CDS encoding protein chain release factor B (PFAM: RF-1 domain) translates to MDDLLVTPGPGAPRGLRVPSAELIEQFSHASGPGGQGVNTTDSRVQLSLDLATTTALDEEQRARILSRLGAKLAGTTLTVTAAEHRAQRQNRRAARERLAGLLREAVAPEVVRRPTRPTRGSKRRRLDAKRRRAELKRTRRRPGRE, encoded by the coding sequence ATGGACGATCTGCTGGTGACCCCGGGACCGGGAGCGCCCCGTGGCCTGCGGGTGCCCTCCGCGGAGCTGATCGAGCAGTTCTCGCACGCCTCCGGCCCCGGCGGGCAGGGCGTGAACACCACCGATTCCCGGGTCCAGCTGAGCCTGGACCTGGCCACCACGACGGCCCTCGACGAGGAGCAGCGCGCCCGGATCCTCTCCCGCCTGGGAGCGAAGCTGGCGGGCACCACGCTCACGGTCACGGCGGCCGAGCATCGTGCGCAGCGGCAGAACCGTCGCGCGGCCCGCGAGCGGCTGGCCGGGCTGCTGCGGGAGGCCGTCGCCCCGGAGGTGGTGCGGCGGCCGACCCGCCCGACCAGGGGGTCGAAGCGTCGACGGCTGGACGCGAAACGCCGACGGGCCGAGCTCAAGCGGACCCGGCGGCGCCCTGGCCGGGAGTGA
- a CDS encoding 1-acyl-sn-glycerol-3-phosphate acyltransferase (PFAM: Acyltransferase), protein MLRRLIAGVFWAISPWKLAPSHAPDRPTLIVGAPHTSNWDFVLMLAIAWRLRIRLRWLGKHSLFTSWKGPLMRALGGIPVDRTAPSKVVEDVVAQVHAGKVFGLVITPDGTRGDHTHWKSGFYRISRATGLPVTLGYVDRTTMTCGLGPRIDLSGDVHADMERIRTFYADKAGYSPAQRVEPRLREEGGAPDAPVAG, encoded by the coding sequence ATGCTCCGTCGCCTCATCGCCGGCGTCTTCTGGGCGATCAGCCCCTGGAAGCTCGCCCCCTCGCACGCCCCGGACCGTCCCACGCTGATCGTGGGCGCCCCGCACACCTCGAACTGGGATTTCGTGCTGATGCTGGCGATCGCCTGGCGGCTCCGCATCCGCCTGCGCTGGCTGGGCAAGCATTCCCTGTTCACCTCGTGGAAGGGCCCGCTCATGCGCGCGCTCGGCGGGATCCCCGTGGACCGCACCGCGCCCAGCAAGGTCGTCGAGGACGTGGTGGCGCAGGTGCATGCCGGAAAGGTGTTCGGACTGGTCATCACCCCGGACGGCACCCGCGGCGACCACACGCACTGGAAGTCCGGCTTCTACCGCATCTCCCGGGCGACGGGCCTGCCGGTGACCCTGGGCTACGTGGACCGCACCACCATGACCTGCGGGCTCGGCCCGCGGATCGATCTCAGCGGGGACGTGCACGCGGACATGGAGCGCATCCGCACCTTCTACGCGGACAAGGCCGGGTACTCCCCCGCGCAGCGGGTCGAGCCGCGGCTGCGTGAGGAGGGCGGTGCCCCCGACGCTCCCGTCGCCGGCTGA